In Mycoplasma suis str. Illinois, a single window of DNA contains:
- the fusA gene encoding elongation factor G: protein MSKNHSIEQKEELRLLNLRNFGIMAHIDAGKTTTSERILYYTGKIHKMGEVHEGSATMDWMEQEREKGITITSAATTTEWKGYTLNLIDTPGHVDFTVEVERSLRVLDGAVVVLDGAMGVEPQTETVWRQANKYKVPRIIFCNKMDKIGASFSYSLKSLKERLNINFSPIQLNIGNESGFRGIINLVTLKAYQFEGGEEDNFEEIEIPADLKDEVQLHRETLLNEVLVHDDDILQRYLGGEEISVEEIKSCIRKATLTASFFPVLCGSSFKHKGVKFLLDAIVDYLPSPLDIPTTTAYTRGGEKLQIENKTSSSLVAVAFKIATDPFVGRLTFARIYSGKLEKGSMVYNSTREIKERVGKLVKMHSNHKTEIEYAGAGEICALVGPKSTKTGDTLTGSQDDDFLLEEMVFTDPVISLAIEPKTKSDQEKLSIVLKKLADEDPTFKISSNHETGQTLISGMGELHLEILIDRMKREFGLQVNVGAPQVAYRETFTATQEVEGQYIKQTGGRGNYGHVWIKYEPNPEKGFEFVDKIVGGKIPKEYIKSIREGLVEAMKSGQLAGYPVIDIKATLYDGSFHEVDSNEMAFKIAASLSLKEASRKCNSILLEPIMEVEVNSPPQYFGTVMGDITAKRGLITSTELTSSSSSIKCKIPLKEMFGYATTLRSLTQGRGIYSMIFSHYQPLPKHLLKEIPGFLGEKK from the coding sequence ATGTCTAAGAATCACAGTATAGAACAAAAAGAGGAGCTAAGACTCCTAAATCTTAGAAACTTTGGTATCATGGCCCATATTGACGCTGGTAAGACAACTACCAGCGAAAGAATTCTTTACTATACAGGAAAGATTCACAAAATGGGTGAAGTTCATGAAGGTAGTGCAACTATGGACTGAATGGAACAAGAAAGAGAAAAAGGTATTACTATTACCTCTGCAGCTACAACTACAGAATGAAAGGGTTACACACTTAACTTAATTGACACACCTGGTCACGTTGACTTCACAGTAGAAGTTGAAAGATCTCTAAGAGTTCTTGATGGAGCTGTTGTAGTTCTTGATGGAGCTATGGGAGTTGAACCTCAAACAGAAACTGTTTGAAGACAAGCCAATAAATATAAAGTTCCTCGAATTATTTTCTGTAACAAAATGGACAAAATTGGAGCAAGTTTCTCTTACTCCCTAAAGTCTTTAAAAGAAAGACTGAATATTAATTTTTCTCCAATTCAACTAAATATTGGAAATGAATCAGGATTTAGGGGAATAATAAACCTTGTAACTCTAAAGGCTTATCAATTTGAAGGTGGAGAAGAAGATAACTTTGAAGAAATTGAAATTCCTGCAGATCTAAAAGATGAAGTACAACTTCACAGAGAAACACTTCTAAATGAAGTGTTAGTTCACGATGATGACATTCTTCAGAGATATTTAGGAGGAGAAGAAATTAGTGTTGAAGAAATTAAGAGTTGTATTAGAAAAGCAACTCTTACAGCTTCTTTCTTCCCTGTGCTTTGTGGTTCTTCATTTAAGCACAAGGGAGTTAAGTTCCTACTAGATGCTATAGTTGATTATCTTCCTTCACCTCTAGATATTCCTACAACTACTGCATATACTAGAGGAGGAGAAAAACTTCAAATTGAAAATAAGACCTCTTCCTCTTTAGTCGCAGTAGCTTTCAAGATCGCTACTGACCCTTTCGTAGGAAGATTAACATTCGCGAGAATTTACTCAGGTAAATTGGAAAAAGGTTCTATGGTTTACAACTCAACTAGAGAAATTAAGGAAAGAGTTGGGAAACTAGTTAAGATGCACTCAAATCACAAAACTGAAATTGAATATGCAGGAGCTGGTGAAATTTGTGCTTTAGTAGGACCTAAATCAACTAAAACTGGGGACACCTTAACAGGTTCTCAAGATGATGATTTCTTGCTAGAAGAAATGGTATTCACTGATCCAGTTATTTCTCTAGCTATTGAACCTAAGACAAAATCTGACCAAGAAAAATTGTCAATAGTTTTGAAGAAACTTGCAGATGAGGACCCAACATTCAAGATTTCTTCAAATCATGAAACTGGTCAGACTTTGATTTCAGGTATGGGAGAACTTCACCTTGAAATTCTTATTGACAGAATGAAGAGAGAATTTGGACTTCAAGTTAATGTAGGTGCTCCTCAAGTAGCTTATAGAGAAACCTTTACCGCAACTCAAGAAGTTGAGGGTCAATATATTAAACAAACTGGTGGTAGAGGTAACTATGGTCACGTTTGGATTAAATATGAACCAAATCCTGAAAAAGGATTTGAGTTTGTAGACAAAATAGTTGGAGGAAAAATTCCAAAGGAATATATCAAGTCTATTAGAGAAGGACTTGTGGAAGCTATGAAGTCTGGACAATTGGCTGGTTATCCAGTTATAGACATAAAGGCTACTCTTTATGATGGTTCTTTCCACGAAGTTGACTCCAATGAAATGGCATTCAAAATAGCTGCTTCTCTATCTCTAAAAGAAGCTAGCAGGAAGTGTAATTCCATTCTTCTAGAACCAATTATGGAAGTAGAAGTAAATTCTCCTCCACAATATTTTGGAACTGTAATGGGAGACATTACAGCTAAAAGAGGGTTAATTACATCTACTGAATTAACTTCTTCTTCTAGCTCAATTAAGTGTAAGATCCCACTTAAAGAAATGTTTGGATATGCTACAACACTGAGATCTCTAACTCAGGGAAGAGGTATTTACTCTATGATATTCTCTCACTATCAACCTCTTCCAAAACATCTTCTTAAGGAAATTCCAGGATTCTTAGGAGAAAAGAAGTAG
- a CDS encoding DnaJ domain-containing protein, whose protein sequence is MSVDFYNVLGVSRSASQDEIKKAYRKLAKEYHPDINKSAGAEKKFKEINEAYEVLGDPQKKANYDRFGSAAFDGGASSFEGGTNPFDFFNSFFTRQDDDDEDGFFTSFRTTGGGPRPSSSREEVNKIYKTINISFLQSIKGCNYEIQYKSNQVCKECRGNKAFKGDKSYISSCLGCKGYGYEVIRSKGLFGIMEQRITCRYCGGSGEKIAKVCTTCKKQGYVTEIKSMNISIRSGIKNGEVLMFDDKESYHEQKIHVTVVVESSKVFRREGDNLYTKIFVNPLVLFLGGDVNVPTPFGLKSFKLPPGTNTKDLLKLKGMGITFGKKSVGNLFIKIEAAPTKLSHIDLEKIKSIELTDPKDNGEWQKSFKKEYEESSVE, encoded by the coding sequence ATGAGCGTTGATTTTTACAACGTTCTCGGAGTATCTAGAAGTGCTTCGCAAGATGAAATTAAAAAAGCATATAGAAAGTTAGCTAAGGAATACCATCCCGACATTAACAAGTCGGCTGGTGCTGAAAAAAAGTTTAAGGAAATAAATGAAGCTTACGAGGTTCTAGGAGATCCTCAAAAGAAAGCTAATTACGATAGATTTGGTAGTGCGGCTTTCGATGGAGGAGCTTCATCTTTTGAGGGAGGAACTAATCCTTTTGACTTCTTTAATAGTTTCTTCACTAGACAAGATGATGACGATGAAGATGGATTCTTCACGTCATTCAGAACTACTGGAGGAGGTCCAAGACCTTCTTCATCTAGAGAAGAAGTTAATAAGATATACAAAACAATTAATATTTCGTTTTTGCAATCCATAAAGGGTTGCAATTACGAAATTCAATATAAATCTAATCAAGTATGTAAAGAATGTAGAGGTAATAAAGCATTTAAGGGAGACAAATCCTATATAAGTAGTTGTCTCGGATGTAAAGGTTATGGATATGAAGTAATAAGAAGTAAAGGATTATTTGGAATTATGGAACAGAGAATTACATGTAGATATTGTGGAGGATCTGGAGAAAAGATAGCTAAAGTATGTACTACATGTAAAAAACAAGGATATGTTACTGAAATAAAAAGTATGAATATTTCAATAAGAAGTGGTATTAAAAATGGAGAAGTTCTTATGTTCGATGATAAGGAGTCTTATCATGAACAAAAAATACATGTAACTGTTGTAGTGGAAAGTTCCAAAGTATTTAGAAGAGAAGGAGATAATCTATATACAAAAATATTTGTAAATCCACTAGTTCTATTTTTGGGTGGGGATGTAAATGTTCCAACACCATTTGGACTTAAATCTTTTAAATTACCTCCAGGAACTAATACAAAAGATTTACTGAAACTAAAAGGAATGGGAATAACTTTTGGAAAGAAATCAGTAGGTAATTTATTTATAAAAATAGAGGCTGCTCCCACAAAATTAAGTCATATTGATTTAGAAAAAATAAAATCAATAGAGTTAACTGACCCAAAAGATAATGGAGAGTGACAAAAGAGCTTTAAGAAAGAATATGAAGAATCTTCTGTTGAATAG
- the grpE gene encoding nucleotide exchange factor GrpE — protein sequence MTFKEEDNQLEMEILESEQLQEFEQYQQVNGEVLGELLDESLSLDEEEFNESDSDEEDVSSSKKKKKKGDKLSDFYLKKINDLEVELAAYKAREQSFKDELNKKYLENIQKKSEEAIALLEEKEKKIEQKYSLKFEELKNFMYEDQLTELVNIISGMEKVINSEPKSEEVKNYLLGFKMFLTQFESLLESLNIKVISPQINEEYDSEKMESVMTEGVEEEKKNKIIEVFSKGYTLNDRVIKLAQVKVGV from the coding sequence ATGACTTTTAAGGAAGAAGATAATCAATTGGAAATGGAAATTCTTGAAAGTGAACAACTTCAAGAATTTGAACAATATCAACAAGTTAATGGAGAAGTTCTTGGAGAACTTTTAGATGAAAGTCTTAGTCTAGATGAAGAAGAATTTAATGAATCAGATTCAGATGAAGAAGATGTTTCTTCATCTAAAAAGAAGAAAAAGAAAGGTGATAAGCTTTCTGATTTCTACTTAAAGAAAATAAATGATTTGGAAGTAGAACTAGCAGCTTATAAAGCTAGGGAACAAAGCTTTAAGGATGAATTAAATAAAAAATATTTAGAAAATATTCAAAAAAAGAGTGAGGAAGCAATTGCTCTTCTAGAAGAAAAAGAAAAGAAAATAGAGCAAAAATATAGTCTTAAGTTTGAAGAGCTTAAGAATTTTATGTATGAAGATCAATTAACTGAATTAGTCAATATTATTTCTGGAATGGAAAAAGTGATAAATTCGGAACCTAAAAGTGAAGAAGTCAAAAACTATCTATTAGGTTTTAAGATGTTTTTGACTCAATTTGAATCACTTCTAGAAAGTCTCAATATAAAAGTGATTTCCCCCCAAATAAATGAAGAATATGATTCAGAAAAAATGGAAAGTGTAATGACAGAAGGAGTTGAAGAAGAAAAAAAGAATAAAATAATTGAGGTTTTTAGTAAGGGATATACATTAAACGATCGAGTAATAAAGTTGGCTCAAGTTAAAGTGGGAGTATAG
- the fba gene encoding class II fructose-1,6-bisphosphate aldolase, with protein MPVVSGFEAMKKAFEGKYAVAQINTNNLEWTKAILLTAQKLNSPVIVGASEGAIKYMGGFNVVSSLVHSMVKDLNITVPIILHLDHGTYEGCKKALDAGFSSVMFDGSHFEFSENFQKSKEIIELAYKKGVSVELEVGTLAGEEDGVMGLGNQAKIEECVEIATLSPTMLAAGIGNMHGPYPPNWKGLNLDLLENISKETQIPLVLHGGTGIDDESIKRAISLGVTKINVNSELQMKFAEQTRKYIEENKDLDMKAKGYDPRKLLNYGFQGILGVIEEKFKLFGSVGKA; from the coding sequence ATGCCAGTAGTAAGTGGATTTGAAGCTATGAAGAAAGCTTTTGAAGGTAAATATGCTGTTGCGCAAATCAATACAAATAACCTTGAGTGAACAAAAGCTATTCTTTTAACTGCACAAAAGCTTAATTCTCCAGTAATAGTTGGAGCTTCTGAGGGAGCTATCAAGTATATGGGGGGATTCAATGTTGTCTCTTCACTTGTTCACTCTATGGTTAAAGATTTGAATATAACTGTTCCTATAATCCTTCACCTTGACCATGGAACTTATGAAGGATGTAAAAAGGCATTAGATGCTGGCTTCTCATCTGTTATGTTTGATGGTTCTCACTTCGAGTTCAGTGAAAACTTTCAAAAGTCTAAAGAAATTATTGAATTAGCTTATAAGAAAGGTGTTTCTGTTGAATTAGAAGTTGGAACTCTAGCTGGAGAAGAAGATGGAGTTATGGGATTAGGAAATCAAGCGAAAATAGAGGAATGTGTAGAAATTGCTACATTAAGTCCTACTATGCTTGCTGCAGGAATAGGAAATATGCATGGACCTTATCCTCCTAACTGAAAAGGTTTAAATCTAGATCTTTTGGAAAATATTTCTAAGGAAACTCAAATTCCTCTTGTTCTTCACGGAGGAACAGGAATTGATGATGAAAGTATTAAGAGAGCAATTTCTCTAGGAGTTACAAAAATAAATGTAAATTCTGAATTGCAAATGAAATTTGCAGAACAAACTAGAAAATATATTGAAGAAAATAAAGACTTAGATATGAAGGCTAAGGGATATGATCCTAGAAAACTTCTAAATTATGGATTCCAAGGAATTTTGGGAGTTATTGAAGAAAAATTCAAACTCTTCGGTTCAGTTGGCAAAGCTTAG
- a CDS encoding potassium channel family protein yields MKENQNVTVLDNDSDVIDNLGGEFTESKSCDAVNIKELEDVDIKHFDYVIVGIDNVEKSISICSNLKELGVIRILAQAKDEVHKRILKLMGIIHSIIPELYVAENLAYQTMFDIEVEKLPYSKEECENEIFIFKLNVYNSKLREKKISSLLFLKENNASILSIKRMKKGSIIFPVSEDEKLERSDEIILIARKESINKLKESFQKNIPVNLLEETEEKEGKEE; encoded by the coding sequence ATGAAAGAGAATCAAAATGTTACTGTTCTAGATAATGATTCTGATGTAATAGATAATCTAGGAGGAGAATTTACAGAGTCAAAGAGTTGTGACGCTGTAAATATAAAGGAACTAGAAGATGTAGATATAAAACACTTTGACTATGTAATAGTGGGAATAGATAATGTAGAAAAATCTATTTCCATTTGCTCTAACTTAAAAGAGCTAGGAGTAATTAGAATATTGGCTCAAGCCAAAGATGAAGTTCACAAAAGAATTCTTAAATTAATGGGAATCATACATAGTATTATTCCCGAACTGTATGTAGCTGAAAATTTAGCTTATCAAACTATGTTTGACATAGAAGTTGAAAAACTTCCATATAGTAAAGAAGAATGTGAAAATGAAATCTTTATTTTTAAATTAAATGTTTATAACTCTAAATTGCGAGAAAAGAAAATAAGTTCTCTTCTATTCTTAAAAGAAAATAATGCTTCTATTTTAAGCATTAAGAGAATGAAGAAAGGAAGCATTATATTTCCTGTTTCAGAAGATGAAAAATTAGAAAGATCAGATGAAATCATCTTAATAGCTAGAAAAGAATCTATTAATAAATTAAAAGAATCTTTCCAAAAAAATATTCCTGTTAACCTTCTTGAAGAAACTGAAGAAAAGGAAGGGAAAGAGGAATAA
- a CDS encoding potassium transporter TrkG: MGFGALNLPFAKGNGGGSNGNWFSNLFIAVSAFTTTGLTTNSLNCSYSWFGQLVVLLLIQVGGLGLVTSWMFIKHCFFKSKKRTIEERLNLHSERGGMSQAHSYDIVMSALKILLSCEVIVAILLTFFFYFVAPSVGCADSFKGDFVKSLWGGIFHSISAINNAGLDIISQNSIMPYSSGWGIILSIIFAISSIIGGIGYPVLYEFKEWCKNKRRRKSSKNIFSLFTKISILMHFLITIIAAGAVILAETTSGNLSCIKSCCLSTSEKVWQLLYLIISARSSGFAGLDITSLHEKTQWILLILMFIGASPASTAGGIRSITLFLIIGKVWVTMRGRKSLSIFSRTVSSQTIDNSFIVFFLSSALVIVASLVIPDKNNGGNGIAQEIGRHAKLFESSSAFGTSGLSIGVTGKTNWVGHIVLMALMYVGQMGVPNVLSYYTKSRPSKQKISYPEEKLRIA, encoded by the coding sequence TTGGGCTTTGGAGCTCTAAATTTACCTTTTGCCAAGGGAAATGGAGGTGGCTCCAATGGAAATTGATTTTCCAATCTTTTCATTGCAGTTAGTGCCTTTACCACAACTGGACTAACAACTAATTCACTTAATTGTTCATATAGTTGATTTGGACAATTAGTTGTTCTTTTATTAATCCAAGTTGGTGGACTTGGATTAGTTACAAGCTGAATGTTCATAAAACATTGCTTCTTCAAAAGTAAAAAAAGAACAATTGAAGAAAGACTAAACCTTCACTCAGAAAGAGGAGGAATGAGCCAAGCTCATTCCTACGATATTGTTATGTCTGCTCTCAAGATACTTCTATCTTGTGAGGTAATAGTAGCTATACTATTAACTTTCTTCTTTTATTTTGTGGCACCAAGTGTTGGGTGCGCAGATAGTTTTAAAGGTGATTTTGTGAAATCACTTTGAGGGGGAATATTTCACTCAATCTCAGCAATAAATAATGCTGGATTGGATATTATTTCCCAGAACTCAATTATGCCCTACTCAAGTGGTTGGGGAATTATCCTATCAATAATATTTGCTATTTCTTCAATTATTGGTGGGATAGGATACCCAGTACTTTATGAATTCAAAGAATGGTGTAAGAATAAGAGAAGACGAAAGTCTTCTAAAAATATCTTTTCTTTATTCACCAAAATTTCTATTTTGATGCACTTTTTAATTACCATAATAGCTGCGGGAGCAGTTATTCTGGCAGAAACAACTAGTGGAAATCTTAGTTGTATTAAAAGTTGCTGTTTAAGTACATCAGAAAAAGTGTGACAACTACTTTATCTAATAATTTCTGCAAGATCCTCTGGATTTGCAGGACTAGATATTACTTCTCTTCACGAAAAGACTCAGTGAATACTTCTAATACTTATGTTTATTGGTGCCTCTCCAGCTTCAACAGCTGGAGGTATTAGAAGCATTACTCTTTTCCTAATAATAGGAAAAGTATGAGTAACTATGAGAGGAAGAAAATCACTTTCTATTTTCTCTAGAACTGTTTCAAGTCAAACAATTGATAATTCCTTCATTGTTTTCTTCCTTTCATCAGCTCTTGTAATAGTTGCTTCTCTCGTTATTCCAGATAAGAATAATGGAGGAAATGGAATAGCTCAAGAAATAGGAAGACATGCTAAACTATTTGAATCTTCTTCTGCCTTTGGTACCTCCGGATTATCTATCGGAGTTACAGGTAAAACTAACTGAGTAGGACATATTGTTTTGATGGCATTAATGTATGTGGGACAAATGGGTGTCCCTAATGTTTTGTCCTATTACACCAAATCTAGACCATCAAAACAAAAGATCTCTTACCCAGAAGAGAAATTAAGAATCGCTTAA
- a CDS encoding guanosine monophosphate reductase — protein MSAEQENNKLLPSLSLGLEDVLIVPGYSDFLPYEVSLEVKLNNEMKVSLPFLSAAMDTVTEIDMARALLSVGAIGVLHRNLNISTVVEWITQLKSEFGENKPYAVAVGVSTPEEDIRSLVNCGVNMILIDSAHGHSKNIGEKIKEIREIAPDLFIIAGNVVSAEGAEYLISCGVQAVKVGLGSGSICTTRLITGVGSGEFSSLIEVSRVCKAAGVLTIADGGLTSPDEIVKALAAGVDLVMLGYLFAGTDEAPGEKKIIDGKELKLYRGMGSLGAMKAGSADRYSKHSTDPKNWVSEGVESYVRYKGSVDSVLSYLKASLQTAFGYIGAKNINELHQKAKFVRVTKSVSKKSQVHAVETILNF, from the coding sequence ATGTCAGCAGAACAAGAAAACAATAAATTGCTTCCAAGCCTTTCATTAGGCTTGGAAGATGTTCTTATTGTTCCGGGATATTCTGATTTCTTACCTTATGAAGTTTCACTTGAAGTGAAGCTTAATAATGAAATGAAAGTTTCACTTCCATTTCTATCTGCAGCTATGGATACTGTTACAGAAATTGATATGGCAAGAGCTCTTCTTTCTGTTGGGGCTATTGGAGTTCTACACAGAAATCTAAATATTTCTACAGTAGTTGAGTGAATCACTCAACTAAAGAGTGAATTTGGAGAAAATAAACCTTATGCTGTTGCAGTAGGTGTATCTACTCCAGAAGAAGATATTAGAAGCTTAGTGAATTGTGGAGTAAATATGATTCTTATAGATTCCGCTCACGGACATTCTAAGAATATAGGTGAAAAGATCAAGGAAATTAGGGAAATAGCTCCTGATCTTTTCATAATCGCAGGAAATGTAGTTAGTGCTGAGGGAGCAGAATATTTGATTTCCTGCGGAGTTCAAGCAGTTAAAGTTGGATTAGGTTCTGGTTCAATTTGTACTACTAGATTGATTACAGGTGTAGGATCTGGAGAATTCAGCTCACTGATTGAAGTTTCCAGAGTATGTAAAGCAGCAGGAGTATTAACAATTGCGGATGGAGGTTTAACTTCTCCAGATGAAATTGTTAAAGCTTTAGCTGCAGGAGTTGATCTAGTAATGCTTGGATATTTATTTGCTGGAACTGATGAAGCTCCTGGGGAGAAGAAGATAATAGATGGAAAAGAACTAAAACTTTATAGAGGTATGGGATCACTTGGAGCTATGAAAGCTGGTTCTGCAGATAGATATTCAAAGCATTCTACTGATCCTAAGAATTGGGTATCAGAAGGAGTAGAAAGTTATGTTAGATATAAGGGAAGTGTTGATAGTGTTCTTTCATATTTGAAAGCTTCTCTCCAAACAGCTTTTGGTTACATAGGAGCTAAAAATATTAACGAACTACATCAAAAGGCTAAATTTGTTAGAGTAACTAAATCAGTTTCAAAGAAGTCACAAGTTCACGCAGTAGAAACGATACTAAACTTCTAG
- the guaA gene encoding glutamine-hydrolyzing GMP synthase has protein sequence MSVNLSSKRENKVLFIDLGSQYSCVLERKLKSLGCNITKYFFEEEKVPPEEFTFSNFGVVFLSGSPASVSEVDDKAGYSWLKNEIISSKQVPIMGICFGMQLIHHFFGGKIEQVDPLFGESQIERERNHPLFLNIPQKFKIWGSFNESVTKLGHGFYSLANRGKISMISSHVTRSIYTIQFHPELNETEFGDQLFRNFLVEISNVELEENNKEIDNSREINSKIEALREKYKEQLKDARILVALSGGLDSSVLIHFLAEMTIDRNIYPVYISTGLVPKEKEEKVIKYFANKFSNFRVVSWEDSIFNDLKSVTSPEEKRKIIAQKFKKTFDEIYEQEVKRNITHLAQGTIYSDVIESGKLSSKYSKIKTHHNVEMVKNESSLPYKVVEPLSDLFKDQVRMLGARLNLPAFLLSQQPFPGPGLAIRVIGEVTKEKVELISSLHDFMEREFIERKIGKYSDQHFPILLPGQAVGVKGDQRVYGNAVVLRAVKTIDFMSANVSQIPLSELVSLANKMVSKFPQVSRVLFDLTTKPGGTIEWE, from the coding sequence ATGTCAGTTAATTTGAGCTCTAAGAGAGAAAATAAAGTACTTTTTATTGATTTAGGCTCTCAGTACAGTTGTGTACTTGAGAGAAAACTAAAGAGTTTGGGTTGCAACATAACTAAATATTTTTTTGAAGAAGAAAAAGTTCCTCCCGAAGAATTTACTTTTTCTAATTTTGGAGTTGTTTTTTTGTCGGGAAGTCCAGCTTCTGTAAGTGAAGTTGATGATAAAGCTGGATATTCCTGACTAAAGAATGAAATTATTAGTTCAAAACAAGTACCTATTATGGGTATTTGTTTTGGTATGCAACTTATTCATCATTTCTTTGGAGGAAAAATAGAACAAGTAGATCCTCTATTTGGTGAAAGCCAAATAGAAAGAGAAAGAAATCATCCTTTATTCTTAAATATTCCTCAGAAATTTAAGATCTGAGGCTCTTTTAATGAAAGTGTTACTAAATTAGGACATGGTTTTTATTCTCTAGCTAATAGAGGAAAAATAAGTATGATTTCCTCTCACGTAACTAGATCTATTTATACTATTCAGTTTCATCCAGAATTAAATGAAACTGAATTCGGAGATCAATTATTTAGAAATTTCTTAGTTGAAATTTCTAATGTGGAACTAGAGGAAAACAATAAAGAAATAGATAACTCTAGAGAAATTAATAGCAAAATAGAAGCATTAAGAGAAAAATATAAAGAGCAACTAAAAGATGCAAGAATATTAGTTGCTCTTTCTGGAGGATTAGACTCTAGTGTTTTAATTCATTTCTTGGCAGAAATGACTATAGATAGAAATATTTATCCAGTATATATTTCTACTGGATTAGTACCAAAAGAAAAAGAAGAAAAAGTTATTAAATATTTTGCTAATAAATTCTCTAACTTTAGAGTTGTTTCTTGAGAAGACAGTATATTTAATGATCTAAAGTCAGTAACTTCTCCAGAAGAGAAAAGAAAAATAATAGCTCAAAAGTTTAAGAAAACTTTTGATGAAATTTACGAACAAGAAGTTAAGAGAAATATCACTCACTTAGCTCAGGGAACTATTTACTCTGATGTGATAGAGTCAGGTAAGTTATCTTCGAAATATTCGAAGATAAAAACTCATCATAATGTAGAAATGGTTAAAAATGAGAGTTCACTACCTTACAAGGTAGTTGAACCTCTTTCTGACTTATTTAAAGATCAAGTAAGAATGCTGGGAGCAAGATTAAATCTTCCAGCATTCTTATTGTCTCAACAACCTTTTCCGGGACCTGGACTAGCCATTAGAGTTATTGGAGAGGTTACCAAAGAAAAAGTGGAACTTATTTCTTCTCTTCATGATTTCATGGAAAGAGAATTTATAGAAAGAAAAATTGGAAAATACAGTGATCAGCATTTCCCAATTCTTTTACCAGGTCAAGCAGTTGGAGTTAAGGGAGATCAAAGAGTTTATGGTAATGCTGTAGTTTTAAGAGCTGTCAAAACTATAGATTTTATGAGTGCTAATGTGAGCCAAATTCCGCTAAGCGAATTAGTTTCTCTAGCAAACAAAATGGTTTCTAAGTTCCCCCAAGTAAGTCGAGTTCTATTCGACTTAACAACTAAGCCTGGTGGAACTATAGAGTGAGAATAA
- a CDS encoding NAD(P)/FAD-dependent oxidoreductase: MSDRIWDVIIIGSGPAGATAAIYCARSCLNVLILEKALVGGKLTKTLFIDNYPGYLDRSGFQLSDNLLTQLKGLNVEIKTEEVLNIVESQNSWTIETKKSSFKSRAILIATGMRERKLEIENETEYYSKGVSYCAICEGNLYTGEEVIVVGGGNSALEESIYLTAMASNLKLVHRRREFRGEEILVKQLKGKENVEIHTPYKPKKVLVDGDKVCGLLVTHSETGEEKVISGKAVFIFIGLLPETDFLSSLALKRDERGFILVDHEMRTNLKGIFAAGDVINKELRQIVTAMNDGAIAAIAIKNFIKSIQT; encoded by the coding sequence TTGTCTGATCGAATATGAGATGTAATCATTATTGGTTCAGGCCCAGCAGGAGCTACTGCTGCAATATATTGTGCTAGATCTTGTTTAAACGTTCTCATTCTTGAGAAAGCTTTAGTAGGTGGAAAACTAACTAAAACTTTATTCATAGATAACTATCCAGGTTATCTGGATAGAAGTGGATTTCAATTATCAGATAACCTTTTAACTCAACTAAAAGGGTTAAATGTTGAGATAAAAACTGAAGAAGTACTAAATATAGTTGAGTCTCAAAATAGTTGAACTATTGAGACTAAAAAATCTAGTTTTAAATCCCGAGCTATATTGATAGCTACGGGAATGAGAGAAAGAAAACTAGAAATAGAGAATGAAACTGAATACTACAGTAAGGGAGTTTCTTATTGTGCTATTTGTGAGGGAAATTTGTATACAGGAGAAGAAGTTATTGTGGTGGGGGGAGGTAATAGCGCACTAGAAGAATCTATATATTTAACTGCAATGGCTTCTAACCTTAAATTAGTTCACAGACGAAGAGAATTTAGAGGAGAAGAAATATTAGTTAAGCAACTTAAAGGTAAGGAGAATGTAGAAATACATACCCCTTACAAACCAAAAAAAGTATTAGTAGATGGAGATAAAGTCTGTGGACTTCTAGTCACTCACTCAGAAACTGGAGAGGAAAAAGTAATAAGTGGTAAAGCAGTATTTATCTTTATTGGTTTGCTTCCTGAAACTGATTTCCTCTCCAGTCTAGCACTGAAGAGAGATGAAAGAGGATTTATATTAGTAGATCATGAAATGAGAACTAATTTAAAGGGAATATTTGCTGCAGGAGATGTTATTAATAAAGAATTAAGACAAATAGTTACTGCAATGAATGATGGAGCTATTGCAGCAATAGCAATAAAGAACTTTATTAAGTCAATTCAGACTTAA